One part of the Nostoc sp. PCC 7120 = FACHB-418 genome encodes these proteins:
- the accB gene encoding acetyl-CoA carboxylase biotin carboxyl carrier protein codes for MPLDFNEIRQLLTTIAQTDIAEVTLKSDDFELTVRKAVGVNNSVVPVVTAPLSGVVGSGLPSAIPIVAHAAPSPSPEPGTSRAADHAVTSSGSQPGAKIIDQKLAEVASPMVGTFYRAPAPGEAVFVEVGDRIRQGQTVCIIEAMKLMNEIEADVSGQVIEILVQNGEPVEYNQPLMRIKPD; via the coding sequence GTGCCATTGGACTTTAATGAAATCCGTCAACTGCTGACAACTATTGCACAAACAGATATCGCGGAAGTAACGCTCAAAAGTGATGATTTTGAACTAACGGTGCGTAAAGCTGTTGGTGTGAATAATAGTGTTGTGCCGGTTGTGACAGCACCCTTGAGTGGTGTGGTAGGTTCGGGATTGCCATCGGCTATACCGATTGTAGCCCATGCTGCCCCATCTCCATCTCCAGAGCCGGGAACAAGCCGTGCTGCTGATCATGCTGTCACGAGTTCTGGCTCACAGCCAGGAGCAAAAATCATTGACCAAAAATTAGCAGAAGTGGCTTCCCCAATGGTGGGAACATTTTACCGCGCTCCTGCACCAGGTGAAGCGGTATTTGTGGAAGTCGGCGATCGCATCCGTCAAGGTCAAACCGTCTGCATCATCGAAGCAATGAAGCTGATGAATGAAATTGAGGCTGATGTTTCTGGGCAAGTGATCGAAATTCTCGTCCAAAACGGCGAACCTGTAGAATATAATCAACCTTTGATGAGAATTAAACCAGATTAA
- the efp gene encoding elongation factor P, whose translation MISSNDFRPGVSIVLDGSVWRVIDFLHVKPGKGSAFVRTTLKNVQSGKVLEKTFRAGETVPQATLEKITMQHTYKEGDEFVFMDMESYEEGRLSAAQIGDRVKYLKEGMEVNVIRWGEQVLEVELANSVVLEVIQTDPGVKGDTATGGTKPAIVETGATVMVPLFISQGERIKIDTRDDKYLGRE comes from the coding sequence ATGATTTCTAGTAACGATTTTCGACCTGGTGTATCCATTGTCTTAGATGGGTCTGTATGGCGAGTGATAGATTTCCTTCACGTTAAGCCAGGTAAGGGTTCTGCCTTTGTACGGACAACTCTGAAGAACGTCCAAAGCGGCAAAGTTTTAGAAAAAACCTTCCGGGCTGGGGAAACTGTTCCACAAGCTACTTTAGAAAAAATTACAATGCAGCATACCTATAAAGAGGGCGATGAGTTCGTCTTTATGGATATGGAAAGCTATGAAGAAGGACGACTCAGCGCCGCACAAATTGGCGATCGCGTCAAATACCTCAAGGAAGGTATGGAAGTGAACGTCATTCGTTGGGGTGAGCAAGTGCTAGAGGTGGAACTGGCTAATTCTGTAGTCTTGGAAGTTATACAAACTGATCCAGGTGTCAAGGGTGACACGGCTACAGGTGGCACGAAACCAGCAATTGTCGAAACTGGTGCAACTGTGATGGTTCCTTTGTTTATTTCTCAAGGAGAGCGAATTAAAATTGATACCCGTGATGATAAATACTTAGGCAGGGAATAG
- a CDS encoding peptidylprolyl isomerase gives MLNLLKSWLKNSLMAILLVTIFLGINTAGWTPSSNAALPSGNAITDGRALLRYALPINNKPVRELQASLEDISAQLRANRRWGAVSKDLSKASRILDKPSQILTSVPEERQTQAETWINELKTGVVKVQELAQSKDKEQVLLERAKLLNLVSLIEESMVKEFPFEVPEEYNNLPQLKGRATIAIKTNKGDLTVVVDGYSAPVTAGNFVDLVKRGFYNGLEFTRSEESYVLQTGDPPGKEQGFIDPKTGKYRAIPLEILAEGDKKPTYGITLEDAGRYLDMPVLPFSSFGALAMARPETEVDGASSQVFFFLFEPELTPAGRNLLDGRYSVFGYLIEGRDILDTLKAGDKIESATVVQGLDNLVQPQSA, from the coding sequence ATGTTGAATTTATTAAAATCCTGGCTGAAAAACAGCCTCATGGCAATACTGTTAGTAACAATATTTTTAGGCATAAATACAGCTGGCTGGACTCCTTCCAGTAACGCCGCCTTGCCATCTGGAAATGCGATTACTGACGGTAGAGCTTTATTGCGGTATGCACTCCCAATAAATAATAAGCCAGTACGCGAACTGCAAGCCAGTTTGGAAGATATTTCTGCCCAACTGCGTGCAAATCGCCGATGGGGCGCTGTCTCCAAAGACCTGAGTAAAGCATCCCGCATTCTTGATAAACCTTCACAAATCCTAACAAGCGTTCCGGAAGAACGCCAAACTCAAGCTGAAACTTGGATTAATGAATTAAAAACTGGTGTAGTGAAAGTTCAAGAACTTGCACAATCCAAAGATAAAGAACAAGTTCTACTAGAAAGAGCTAAATTACTCAATTTGGTCTCGCTTATAGAAGAGTCAATGGTGAAGGAATTTCCTTTTGAAGTTCCCGAAGAGTATAATAACCTACCTCAACTTAAAGGACGCGCCACCATAGCAATTAAAACCAACAAAGGTGATTTAACTGTTGTGGTGGATGGTTACAGCGCCCCTGTAACGGCGGGCAATTTTGTAGATTTAGTAAAACGGGGTTTCTATAATGGGTTAGAATTTACCCGTTCTGAAGAATCTTACGTTCTACAAACCGGAGATCCACCAGGTAAAGAACAGGGTTTTATTGATCCCAAAACAGGTAAATATCGGGCTATCCCTTTAGAAATTCTTGCAGAAGGTGATAAAAAACCAACCTACGGAATCACCTTAGAAGATGCTGGACGCTATCTAGATATGCCAGTATTACCCTTCTCGTCCTTTGGTGCGTTAGCAATGGCTCGTCCTGAAACCGAAGTCGATGGCGCTTCTTCTCAAGTCTTCTTTTTCTTATTTGAACCAGAACTCACCCCAGCCGGACGTAACCTCTTAGATGGTCGTTACTCAGTTTTTGGCTATCTCATTGAAGGCAGAGACATTTTAGATACACTAAAAGCCGGTGACAAAATCGAATCAGCTACCGTTGTTCAGGGACTAGACAATTTAGTACAACCCCAATCAGCCTAA
- a CDS encoding Uma2 family endonuclease: MVATPVTNLSFEEYLTYDDGSGFHYELVDGRLELMNPPTIEHFLIVDFLDTAFKAEINRLSLPWLCFRETGVRTGRNKSRLTDLSVVTQAQARELLNLSAVFESPPLLIVEVVSPDSVKRDYRYTRSEYAAAEVLEYWIVDPLEKKISVLLLEEGLYEETVFTANEKIVSRTFEEIEISVEQVLAAGNLG; encoded by the coding sequence ATGGTAGCTACACCAGTCACAAATCTTAGTTTTGAAGAGTACTTAACTTATGATGATGGCAGTGGTTTTCACTATGAACTGGTGGATGGCAGGCTGGAATTAATGAACCCCCCAACGATTGAACATTTCTTGATTGTTGATTTTTTAGATACTGCATTCAAAGCAGAAATTAATAGGTTGAGTTTACCTTGGTTATGTTTTCGGGAAACTGGGGTGAGAACGGGGCGGAATAAATCTAGGTTAACTGATTTGTCTGTGGTGACGCAGGCACAAGCCAGAGAATTACTCAATCTGTCAGCCGTATTTGAGTCACCACCGTTACTGATTGTAGAGGTAGTCAGTCCAGATTCGGTAAAACGAGACTATCGCTATACGCGGTCTGAATATGCGGCGGCTGAAGTGTTGGAATATTGGATTGTAGACCCGTTAGAGAAAAAAATTTCTGTACTGTTGCTGGAAGAAGGGCTTTACGAAGAGACAGTATTTACAGCCAACGAGAAAATTGTATCGCGGACTTTTGAGGAAATAGAGATTTCTGTTGAGCAGGTATTGGCTGCGGGAAATCTTGGTTAG
- the thiL gene encoding thiamine-phosphate kinase yields MTKVKDIGEQGLLKILQRFCPPEIIGDDAAVLVTEPKQSLVVTTDILVDGVHFSDVTTSPEDAGWRAAAANLSDLAAMGATPLGITIALALPGDLSVSWVERLYQGITECLQKYHTPIVGGDVVRSPITTLSITAFGQVHPNRIIRRSTAQVGDAIAITGVHGASHAGLELLLDPKIGKDLTPEEKVALIKSHQRPQPRLDVLPYLWQISHSPLPIAGMDSSDGLADAVLQICRTSGVGAVIESDQIPLPAAFDHWLTPEQALNYALYGGEDFELVLCLPPDLATTLVQHLGQSAAIIGTITSDTNVILHHRNTKIPDQVLTLSQGFQHFGH; encoded by the coding sequence ATGACCAAAGTCAAAGATATTGGCGAACAAGGACTATTGAAAATATTACAGCGCTTCTGTCCACCAGAAATTATTGGCGATGATGCGGCCGTACTGGTGACAGAGCCAAAGCAATCTTTGGTTGTAACTACGGATATACTTGTCGATGGGGTGCATTTTAGCGATGTCACAACCTCCCCAGAAGATGCAGGTTGGCGTGCGGCAGCGGCGAATTTGTCAGATTTGGCAGCGATGGGTGCCACGCCTTTGGGTATTACTATTGCGTTGGCTCTTCCTGGGGATTTGAGCGTGAGTTGGGTAGAACGCTTATACCAGGGGATAACAGAATGCCTACAAAAATACCATACTCCGATTGTAGGCGGAGATGTGGTGCGATCACCTATCACTACTCTATCCATCACCGCCTTTGGTCAAGTCCACCCCAATAGGATTATCCGTCGTTCTACTGCTCAAGTTGGGGATGCGATCGCAATCACAGGTGTTCACGGAGCCTCCCACGCGGGTTTAGAATTGCTCCTAGACCCCAAAATAGGAAAAGACCTTACCCCCGAAGAAAAGGTAGCTTTAATTAAATCTCACCAGCGTCCCCAGCCACGTTTAGATGTTCTTCCCTATCTCTGGCAAATCTCCCACTCTCCACTTCCTATCGCCGGTATGGATAGCAGTGATGGTTTAGCAGATGCTGTACTACAAATCTGCCGAACCAGTGGTGTTGGTGCTGTTATAGAAAGCGACCAAATACCCCTACCAGCAGCCTTTGACCACTGGTTAACACCAGAACAAGCTTTGAATTATGCTTTATACGGTGGTGAAGATTTTGAACTAGTGTTGTGTTTACCACCAGACCTAGCAACAACCTTAGTACAACATTTGGGTCAAAGTGCAGCCATTATCGGCACCATTACATCAGATACCAACGTAATACTGCACCATCGCAACACAAAAATCCCTGACCAAGTACTCACTCTCAGTCAGGGATTTCAACATTTTGGTCACTAG
- a CDS encoding type I glyceraldehyde-3-phosphate dehydrogenase, protein MIRVAINGFGRIGRNFARCWLGRENTNIELVAVNDTSDPRTNAHLLKYDSMLGKLKNVDITADDNSITVNGKTIKCVSDRNPENLPWKEWEIDLIIEATGVFVSKEGATKHINAGAKKVLITAPGKNEDGTFVMGVNHHDYDHNLHNIISNASCTTNCLAPIAKVLNDKFGIIKGSMTTTHSYTGDQRLLDASHRDLRRARAAAINIVPTSTGAAKAVALVIPELKGKLNGVALRVPTPNVSMVDFVVQVEKRTITEEVNQALKDASEGPLKGILDYSELQLVSSDYQGTDASSIVDANLTLVMGNDLVKVMAWYDNEWGYSQRVLDLAELVAEKWV, encoded by the coding sequence GTGATTAGAGTCGCAATCAACGGTTTCGGTCGTATTGGGCGTAACTTTGCACGCTGCTGGCTGGGACGAGAAAATACTAATATTGAGCTTGTAGCTGTTAACGACACATCAGATCCGAGGACTAATGCTCACCTCCTGAAGTATGACTCAATGCTTGGGAAGTTAAAGAATGTTGACATTACGGCTGATGATAACTCTATCACCGTTAACGGTAAGACCATTAAATGCGTATCTGATCGCAATCCAGAAAACTTGCCCTGGAAGGAATGGGAGATTGACTTAATTATCGAAGCAACGGGCGTATTTGTAAGCAAAGAAGGTGCGACAAAGCACATTAATGCTGGAGCGAAGAAGGTTCTGATCACTGCCCCCGGTAAAAACGAGGATGGTACCTTCGTAATGGGTGTAAATCATCACGACTACGATCACAACCTACACAACATTATCAGTAATGCCAGCTGTACAACTAACTGTCTAGCTCCCATCGCCAAGGTACTGAACGACAAATTCGGGATCATCAAAGGCAGCATGACAACCACCCACAGCTACACAGGTGATCAGCGCTTATTAGATGCTTCTCACCGTGATTTACGCAGGGCAAGGGCCGCCGCTATCAATATCGTCCCTACCTCCACCGGTGCGGCGAAAGCAGTGGCTCTAGTGATCCCAGAACTAAAAGGCAAGCTTAATGGCGTTGCCTTGCGCGTACCTACCCCGAACGTCTCAATGGTAGATTTCGTAGTTCAGGTTGAGAAGCGTACTATTACTGAAGAAGTCAACCAAGCCCTCAAAGATGCGTCTGAAGGCCCACTGAAAGGAATTTTGGACTACAGCGAACTGCAATTGGTATCGTCCGATTATCAAGGAACTGATGCTTCCTCTATCGTTGATGCTAACTTGACCCTAGTTATGGGTAATGATCTTGTGAAAGTTATGGCTTGGTATGACAACGAATGGGGTTACAGCCAACGCGTTCTCGACTTGGCAGAATTAGTAGCCGAAAAATGGGTTTAA
- the nadD gene encoding nicotinate (nicotinamide) nucleotide adenylyltransferase produces the protein MQHLAVFGGTFDPIHWGHLLIAEAALQQIPIEKVIWVPSLNPPHKKASAFRHRLAMLQLATQDNPAFTVSSVEKNRSGVSYAINTLTDLSVCFPNTHWYWIVGLDTFQTLPRWYRGQELAPMCDWLIAPRLVGGENIAQSELICKQVKQQLRKQSDTIHWHLLHIPLVGVSSSLIRKLYRIGKSIRYLVPEDVRSYIAAHKLYSEDSE, from the coding sequence ATGCAGCACCTGGCAGTTTTTGGTGGCACATTTGATCCGATTCATTGGGGACACTTGCTCATAGCTGAGGCAGCTTTGCAGCAAATACCAATAGAAAAAGTAATTTGGGTGCCATCACTAAATCCTCCTCATAAAAAAGCATCTGCTTTTAGACATCGCCTAGCAATGCTGCAATTAGCTACACAAGATAACCCAGCGTTTACTGTCTCCTCAGTGGAAAAAAATCGCTCAGGAGTTTCTTACGCTATTAACACCTTGACCGACTTATCTGTTTGTTTCCCAAATACTCACTGGTACTGGATAGTAGGCTTGGATACTTTCCAAACTTTACCTCGTTGGTACCGTGGACAGGAACTAGCACCAATGTGTGATTGGTTAATCGCACCCCGATTGGTAGGTGGTGAGAATATAGCTCAAAGTGAGTTAATCTGCAAGCAAGTGAAGCAGCAATTGAGAAAACAGTCAGATACTATTCACTGGCACTTATTGCATATACCCTTAGTAGGAGTTTCGTCAAGTTTAATTCGTAAACTTTATCGAATAGGGAAGTCCATTCGTTATCTTGTTCCCGAAGATGTGAGATCCTACATCGCTGCTCACAAGCTTTACTCAGAAGATTCTGAATAA
- the murC gene encoding UDP-N-acetylmuramate--L-alanine ligase, producing the protein MNNSVDFGGRPFHFIGIGGIGMSALAYVLAKRQLPVSGSDLRPNHITRKLESIGTHIFSRQEASNLEFFGSKVSSTEIELNTQEMFPVGKSTLPQVVCSTAINSNNLEYQAAIELGCPILHRSDVLAALINDYHSVAVAGTHGKTTTSSMIGYMLLEAGLDPTIIVGGEVNAWEGNARLGQSSYLVAEADESDGSLVKHAPEIGIITNIELDHPDHYDTLEEVVDIFQTFAKGCKTLIGSVDCETVRELLRNASGDRQQPTITYSLHQDTEADYTVTNIDYRADGTTALVWEKGKALGVLKLKLLSRHNLSNALAAVAVGRLVGLEFGEIAKGIAGFEGARRRFEFRGEVDGITFIDDYAHHPSEIRATLAAARLQARPGQRVVAIFQPHRYSRTLTFLEEFSESFSHADLVVLTDIYSAGEPNLGLISGENLAEKIAQEHPQVVYQPTLSTVCEYLLKNLRPGDLALFLGAGNLNQAIPEIITTLCAPATATL; encoded by the coding sequence ATGAATAATAGTGTAGATTTTGGCGGTAGACCATTTCATTTTATCGGAATCGGCGGTATAGGGATGTCTGCTCTGGCATACGTTCTTGCAAAACGCCAGTTGCCAGTGTCAGGTTCTGACCTTCGTCCTAATCATATTACGCGCAAGTTGGAATCTATCGGTACGCATATTTTTAGTAGACAAGAAGCAAGTAATCTTGAATTCTTTGGCTCTAAAGTTAGCTCTACTGAAATAGAATTAAATACCCAAGAAATGTTTCCGGTCGGCAAGTCAACCTTGCCTCAAGTAGTTTGTTCAACAGCAATTAACTCGAATAATTTAGAATACCAAGCAGCAATAGAATTAGGATGCCCGATTTTACATCGTTCAGATGTACTAGCAGCTTTAATTAACGATTATCATAGTGTTGCCGTAGCAGGAACTCATGGCAAAACTACAACTAGTAGCATGATTGGTTATATGTTACTAGAAGCAGGTTTAGATCCAACAATCATTGTCGGTGGAGAAGTAAATGCTTGGGAAGGCAATGCCAGATTAGGGCAAAGCTCCTATTTAGTGGCTGAGGCAGACGAATCAGATGGCTCCCTAGTCAAGCACGCTCCAGAAATTGGTATTATCACTAATATTGAATTAGATCATCCTGACCATTACGACACCTTAGAAGAAGTCGTTGATATCTTTCAAACATTTGCCAAGGGTTGTAAAACTCTAATTGGCAGTGTTGACTGTGAAACAGTGCGTGAGTTGCTACGCAATGCTTCTGGCGATCGCCAACAACCAACTATTACTTATAGTCTTCATCAAGATACTGAAGCTGACTACACTGTTACTAATATTGACTACCGTGCTGACGGTACCACTGCTTTAGTCTGGGAAAAAGGCAAAGCTTTAGGTGTACTGAAATTAAAGTTACTAAGTCGCCATAACCTGAGTAATGCTCTAGCCGCAGTAGCTGTCGGTCGTCTAGTGGGTCTAGAATTTGGAGAAATTGCCAAGGGTATCGCTGGCTTTGAAGGTGCAAGACGACGCTTTGAATTCCGTGGCGAAGTTGATGGTATTACTTTCATTGATGATTATGCTCATCACCCCAGCGAAATTCGGGCTACGCTGGCTGCTGCACGCCTTCAAGCCAGACCCGGACAAAGAGTAGTAGCTATTTTTCAACCCCACCGTTATAGTCGCACCCTGACCTTTTTAGAAGAATTCTCTGAGTCTTTCAGCCATGCCGATTTGGTTGTACTGACCGATATTTATAGTGCAGGCGAACCCAATTTAGGACTAATTAGTGGTGAAAACTTGGCAGAAAAAATTGCTCAAGAACACCCACAGGTAGTTTATCAACCAACTTTATCTACAGTGTGTGAGTATTTATTAAAAAATCTCCGCCCTGGTGACTTGGCTTTATTCCTGGGTGCAGGAAATTTAAATCAGGCAATTCCAGAAATTATTACCACACTGTGCGCACCTGCAACAGCCACATTGTGA